The sequence below is a genomic window from Nicotiana tomentosiformis chromosome 6, ASM39032v3, whole genome shotgun sequence.
CAATcactttttttcctttctttagaTCGTCTGTAGCACTCATAGCTACAACCCTAACTCAATTATTTCCTAATAATTGTTGTACCTCACAAGCCACATTAATTGGTTGACCAACACTATCTCGACCTTGAACCACCGGAGCATTATAAATATTTGGCATCTTGCTCAGGGAAAAGGCTATATGTAGTATCGAATCGATGATTTAGACGACGCGGCCCAGATTTGTTTTTTCAAGCGTGGAAACCCCAGAACCATAAGTAGTAGGATTGATTCccataatattaaaataaataaatatgtcgaaatatttttgcaaaaattatcgaattcaaAATAAATGTCCGCTAGCACGTCGATCGCTTAATTAAATAAAATGATAATTAGCACTCGATTTCGTTGGCACCATGCAATTGAACCAATTCAATTGTTTGCCCTTTGAAGATCTGGTTAGCTGCATTCTTCTTCATTATTTGACTTGGGATATATAAATGACAGACAACTAAAGGAATAACATACCAACTCAACTCTATCAGTCTACACTACCTAAACAACGCATTCTTTGTATAGATCACAgcattatcttcaaatatttgacTTGTACTTAAACCAAGAACTTTATTATAGAACTTTACAGTACTTAAGTGAATTATTTTTTAACTTCAGTCTGTTTTATAGTCGATTACAGTTTTATCAAATTTTAACTTGGACGAGTTGTAAGtttagaactcctctactatgcTCCCTTTCTGGTGCGAGATCTTTTGGAAAAAATCGTGCAGATTTGGTTCAAAATGAATAATATTACACTTTTGGTTGTCATGATTATGATAATATTTCCGGTATAAAAGTCGGTATCATTTTTTACTTCGTTTGGTTGCATTTTTATTTTCTATATAAGTAAACACATAACTACTAATAATAATATGATTTTATACTGGAATCTTGGTACCGTTGTGATATAACAATCCAACAATTAGTTATACCTGGATACATACAAGTAAAATGGATCGCCATAAATTTCCCTTATTCTAAAATTAAACACATGTTTAGATTATCCATATTGGAATCGAAAATAATAAGGTGTCATGCGGAAGCAAACATTGACAACGATAAATAAGACAACaaaataaagtatatatattaaaagtgGCATAATATTAATCCCAGTATAATCTTGTTTGCAAACTAAACATGAATGACATGCATTTGATATGGTTGATAGAGTACTgaatctttttttaaaaatatttaacaaATCAACCACACAACAGTAGCATGATAAAATATAAAAGCTCTTcgttgtatttttcttttttgttctctGATTGTTTTGTTTTCTAGTAATCAGTCCATTTCGCATATATTAGCAATAATAACATTAAAAAATACTTCACTTAGAAGGTGCTAACTGCTAAATTTAAAAATCAACTTTCCATTACTGCAGCTATGCCAATTTAACAAATCAAACTAAAGGATTTGTATATCACAATCATCTTCCTATTTAAAGGACATGTATTTGAGTGTCCCAATCATCACTTTAAGCAAGAAAGTACATTGAGATTTTCATAATCCTTTGTCCAAAACAGATAATGGCAACATTTAAGTTTCTTTCATTTCTCATTCTTCAACTATTTTGCATATTAGAGGTTGCTAATTGTCAAGGTGTAGAACTAGGGTTCTATAAGAAAACATGTCCAAATGTAGAGGCAATTGTCAAACAAACAACAGCTCACTATATTTCTCGCGCTCCTACTCTGGCTGCCCCTTTATTGAGAATGCATTTTCACGATTGTTTTGTTAGGGTAAGCATCGCGATTTTATGCCTTATGTATTTACCTTAGTTTGTTTGATATTTTTCACGTCGAATGCACTATAACATATTCGCTTAATGATGCAGGGATGTGATGGTTCGGTACTACTGAATTCAACAAAAGGTAATCAAGCAGAGAAAGATGCAATTCCAAATCAAAGCCTGAGGGGATTCCAAGTAATTGATGCTGCTAAATCTGCTTTAGAGAAAGAGTGTCCTGGCATTGTGTCTTGCTCTGATATTTTAGCCTTAGCAGCCCGTGATGCTGTTGAACTGGTAACTAAATAAATAGTGTAAATTCAAACAATTTATTAGAATTTCAAATACTTATATAATATGTTATGGGTTATTTCAGATTAATGGACCAACTTGGGCAGTTCCCTTGGGAAGAAGAGATGGGAGAGTTTCTATACTCTTAGATGCCTTAAAGAATTTGCCTACTCCTTTTGATAACTTCACTACTCTTAAAACAACATTTGGCTCCTTGGGCTTAAATGTAAAA
It includes:
- the LOC104120334 gene encoding peroxidase 27-like, producing the protein MATFKFLSFLILQLFCILEVANCQGVELGFYKKTCPNVEAIVKQTTAHYISRAPTLAAPLLRMHFHDCFVRGCDGSVLLNSTKGNQAEKDAIPNQSLRGFQVIDAAKSALEKECPGIVSCSDILALAARDAVELINGPTWAVPLGRRDGRVSILLDALKNLPTPFDNFTTLKTTFGSLGLNVKDLVVLSGGHTIGMSHCFSFSSRLYNFTGKGDMDPNMDQNYVGRLKIKCKPGDVTTIVEMDPGSFKSFDTDYYTMVSKRRGLFASDAALLTDSQTKAYVLSQVNPYGSTFFKDFGESMIKMGKIGVLTGNAGEIRKHCAFRN